A portion of the Bufo gargarizans isolate SCDJY-AF-19 chromosome 7, ASM1485885v1, whole genome shotgun sequence genome contains these proteins:
- the LOC122944001 gene encoding E3 SUMO-protein ligase ZBED1-like produces MAEVEQKEREIKNAPSFLKANIWEHFGFYEKSRKHELDKSYAVCKICHTKIKYLGNTTNLRNHVSRFHPEMLKPTTTTTTTTKEMNPDQPRIDAMLQSTLPPNSEKVKRITKAVAAFIAKDLRPYSVVENSGFRYLLKTIEPRYKIPSRSHFTENVIPALYHETKAKIIASMSQASRVAITCDSWTSVTTESYVTITAHYVSKDWQILSHVLQTRAIYESHTGAHLAELLSHVVEEWQLSDKSVVLVTDNASNMIVAAQVGKFPHVKCFAHTLNLASQRALKVATLSRLLGRVRRISTFFHRSTRASHCLKEKQKCLGLKNHKLITDVATRWNSAYDMVERFLEQQPAVCATLLSPEVRRGESDLCTLNETDVSNAEDAVSALKPMKDATMLMSEERNPTVSLIAPINAQLLQSMTDTMGDTPMIHEIKNSIRTDLQKRYSSEAEKKILHTASALDPRFKGLPFILTDEERLEIFKGVTEEAASLEITSDESERTQEDHQVPRRKQTLEEEDSSPIEDNHSESPPSPPKKARSLLVSLLGQSFTDTEGTIEPKKTPYAKAEEEMENYCKAPPLPLTEDPLNWWREHEVIFPLLSRLSKQYLCIPGTSVSAERVFSTAGDVVTAKRSALKPDHVDQLVFLQKNLHVPKC; encoded by the exons ATGGCAGAAGTAGAACAAAAGGAACGAGAGATAAAAAATGCACCTAGCTTTTTAAAAGCAAACATCTGGGAACATTTTGGCTTTTATGAAAAAAGTAGGAAGCACGAATTGGACAAGTCATACGCTGTGTGTAAAATCTGTCACACAAAAATTAAATATCTAGGGAATACTACTAATCTGAGAAACCACGTCAGCCGTTTTCACCCAGAAATGCTAAaacctaccaccaccaccaccaccaccaccaaggaAATGAACCCAGATCAGCCAAGAATTGATGCAATGTTACAGTCAACTTTGCCGCCCAACTCTGAAAAGGTAAAGAGAATAACAAAAGCTGTGGCAGCTTTCATAGCGAAGGACCTGCGCCCTTACTCTGTTGTGGAAAACAGTGGGTTTCGCTACCTTTTGAAGACGATAGAGCCGCGTTACAAGATCCCGTCACGAAGTCACTTTACAGAAAACGTCATACCTGCACTCTACCACGAAACCAAAGCTAAGATAATTGCATCAATGAGCCAAGCAAGTCGAGTCGCAATAACGTGTGATTCCTGGACTTCAGTCACGACAGAGTCTTATGTTACAATAACAGCACATTACGTTAGTAAGGACTGGCAGATTTTGTCGCATGTACTGCAAACGAGAGCCATTTATGAGTCTCACACGGGTGCTCATCTGGCAGAGCTACTTTCTCATGTTGTGGAAGAATGGCAGCTGTCCGATAAATCTGTAGTGCTTGTGACCGACAACGCGTCAAACATGATAGTTGCAGCTCAAGTTGGAAAATTCCCCCATGTGAAATGCTTCGCCCATACACTGAATCTTGCATCCCAGCGAGCGTTGAAAGTggccactctctctaggcttcttGGCAGAGTACGTCGGATATCCACATTCTTTCACCGCAGCACTAGAGCAAGCCACTGTCTAAAAGAGAAACAGAAATGTCTTGGCCTGAAGAATCATAAGCTAATAACTGATGTGGCAACAAGATGGAACAGTGCATACGACATGGTCGAGAGGTTCTTGGAACAACAACCTGCAGTCTGTGCCACCTTGCTGTCTCCAGAAGTCAGAAGAGGAGAGTCCGATCTCTGCACTCTAAACGAAACAGATGTGTCAAATGCAGAGGACGCCGTGAGTGCATTAAAGCCAATGAAGGATGCAACCATGCTGATGTCAGAAGAGCGCAATCCAACAGTTTCTCTCATTGCCCCTATAAATGCACAACTTCTCCAGAGCATGACAGACACGATGGGAGACACACCCATGATCCATGAGATCAAGAATTCTATTAGAACAGATCTCCAGAAGAGGTACAGCAGTGAGGCCGAGAAGAAGATCCTTCATACAGCCTCTGCACTGGATCCTCGCTTTAAGGGACTGCCTTtcatcctcacagatgaagaaagATTGGAGATATTTAAAGGAGTCACTGAGGAAGCTGCATCCTTGGAG ATTACATCAGATGAGAGTGAGAGGACACAAGAGGATCATCAAGtgcctagaagaaaacaaactcTGGAAGAAGAGGACAGTTCACCCATCGAAGACAACCATTCTGAATCTCCACCATCTCCTCCCAAAAAGGCCAGATCGCTGCTCGTGAGTTTGCTGGGACAgtctttcactgacactgaaggtACAATAGAACCCAAAAAGACCCCCTATGCCAAGGCTGAAGAGGAAATGGAAAACTATTGTAAAGCCCCACCTCTGCCTCTCACTGAGGACCCTTTGAACTGGTGGCGTGAGCATGAGGTCATATTTCCCCTCCTTTCTCGGCTGTCAAAGCAATACTTGTGTATCCCAGGTACAAGCGTGTCTGCAGAGCGGGTTTTCTCCACTGCAGGAGATGTGGTAACTGCAAAACGAAGCGCCCTCAAACCAGACCATGTAGATCAATTGGTGTTCTTACAGAAAAATCTACATGTTCCCAAATGCTGA